Genomic segment of Candidatus Acidiferrales bacterium:
CAGGCACAACAACCCCGTTACGTGACGGTAAAGATCAGCGACGGAATACTAGAGGGAATTGTCAGCCCTGACGGCAAAGTAAAGACATTCAAAGGAATTCCGTATGCCGCACCGCCTGTGGGCCGGCAACGTTGGAAACCTCCTCAGGCAGTGGTGCCGTGGATGGGAATCCGAAAAGCTGTCGACTTTGGTCCGCGTCCAATGCAGGGACGCATATACAATGATATGGTTTTCAACGACTCCGGGCCTGGTGAAGACTGTCTCTATCTTAACATTTGGATTCCTGAAGCAAACCGACCTAAAGGCAAACTCCCCGTGATGGTTTGGATATATGGCGGAGGTTTCGTCGCCGGCTGTACTTCAGAACCACGCCAGGACGGCAGCAACCTTTGCAAGAAGGGCGTCATCGTTGTGAGCTTCAACTACAGGCTGGGAGTATTTGGTTTTCTCGCACTCCCTGAGCTCAGCAAGGAATCAAGATACAATTCATCGGGAAACTATGGACTGCTTGACCAGGTTGCCGCACTGAAGTGGGTCAAGAATAATATTGAAGCATTCGGAGGCGATGCTGATGATGTGACAATCTTCGGTGAATCAGCTGGTTCGTTCTCAGTCAGTGCACTCATGGCATCGCCTCTGTCGAAAGGACTCTTCCGCGGAGCGATCGGCGAGAGTGGTGCATTCTTTGGAAAGACTCTCCACCTTGTGTCACGCGATAGCGCCGAAAAAGCCGGAGTGGAATTTGTGAAGTCTGCATTTAGAACGACTTCGCTTGAAAAGCTGCGCGCTATCCCGGCTCAGGAAATTCTTAATGCAGCATTGAAACTTCCGCATGAATATTTCTCGCAAGATGTCGATGGTTATTTCCTCCCTGAATTTTGTGATTCGATATGCGCCGCCGGCAAGCAAAGCCATATTGCACTTTTGGCCGGGTGGAACAAAGACGAAGGAAACTTTAGAACATTCTTCAATGGAGGTCAGCCCACCCGCGACAATTACATCAGGCTTGCCGACTCAATGTTTGGGAACAACGCAAACAAATTCATGCAGCTCTATCCCGCGGAGAACGATTCCGAGGCAAGACGATCTGCGAGCGACTACGATGGCGATAGGTTCATCGCATATTCGACATGGAAGTGGCTCGAACTGCAGCACAAGACGGGGGGATCTCCGGTTTACAGGTACGAGTTCGATCAGCCGCTCCCTCCTCCTTTAAATACAACGCCGCACGCTTCCGACATTATGTTTGTGTTTCAAGTACTTTCATCGAGAAATCTCCCGTGGACACGGGATGATTACAATGTGTCAGAATTGATGGCTTCATACTGGACCAACTTCGCAAAGACAGGTGATCCAAACGGCCCCGGCTTACCAGTCTGGCCAATGTATGACAGCAATAACGGTTATCAGGTGATGCATCTTGAAGAGAATTCGGCCGCCGCTCCGGACAATCACCGGATGCGGTACGAGTTTCTCGACTCGCTTCGGGCAATGCCATAGATACGTATCAATCCGGCGTCAAGAGGCACATATGAGGGGATCATCACGCCGCGGAGTTCATCGTACTTCGTACGGCATCTAAGTGTCGGCATGTGCCTCGAAGTAGCCAACGCTGCCGGCATCCGAGGTTTATCAAGCCCGTCAAAAAAACTACCCCAGTGTCACTTCAACTATATGTTCTGTTCCCGCGGGAAACACAGGAATTGTCTTCGCCTCTTTTCCGTCTACTAATAATTTCTTGACCCCTTTCGAGACCTTATTGGGATTCGAGACAACTATCGTGTAATCAGCTCCGCGGAACTTTCTTTCGACAGTAAATCCTTCCCAGCTTTTCGGAATGCAAGGATCGACAACTAAACCGTCATAGTCAGGCCTGATGCCAAGGATGTACTGGGATATGGCATAGAAGTTCCATGCAGCTGTTCCAGTGAGCCATGAATTCTTCGCCTCACCGGGTCTAAACGCATCCTTTCCCGCGACCATCTGTGCATAGACATACGGTTCAGTCTTGTGGAGATCGCTGATCTCCTCAAGATAGGACGGAGCGATTTTGCTGTAGTACTCGAACGCCCTGTCTCCGTTGCCGACCATCGTCTCGCCGATCATTATCCAGGGATTGTTATGGCAGAACACCCCGGCATTTTCTTTGTATCCTTTCGGGTATGAAGAGATCTCTCCATACTCGATGAAATATTTTGTGAATGCCGGATTGTTCAATACGATTCCGAACGGGCAATCAAGATATTTCTTGACGGACTCCAGCGCGGTTTTCGCCCTTCCGTCATCCAGGCCGACGCCGGCCATCACACACAAACCGTTAGATTCGATGAAGATTTTGCCTTCTTCGTTTTCCTTGCTGCCGACTTTCTTTCCGAAGAAATCGTATGCGCGGACAAACCACTCGCCATCCCATCCGTGCTGGTCGACGGCTTTTTTCATCGCCTCGACATGCTTCTTTGCTTCGTCTGCTTCTGAATTCTTTCCAAGATGTCGAAGAATTTTTCCGAATTCTCCTCCATACAAAATCAACATTCCACCAATGAAAACTGATTCGGCCTGACCGCCTGTGCGGTTCTCCGTTGTCTGGTACGATTCATCAGGATTGTTGGAAAAACAATTCAAGTTGAGGCAGTCGTTCCAATCTGCGCGGCCAATCAGCGGAAGCTTGTGAGGGCCAAGATTGTTAACGACGTGATGGAACGAGCGGTTGAGGTGATCCAGCAGCGGTGCTGCTTTCGAAGCATCGCTGTTGTAAGGAACTTTTTCATCGAGAATGGACCAGTCTCCTGTTTCCTTCAAGTAAGCGGCGGTCCCGAAAATGAGCCACAGCGGATCGTCGTTGAAATTGCCGCCGATTTCGTTATTCCCTTTTTTCGTGAGAGGCTGATATTGATGGTACGCACCTCCATCCTCAAGCTGCGTCGCGGCCAAGTCGAGTATCCGTTCTTTAGCCCGTTCCGGAGTCTGGTGAACAAACCCAACAAGATCCTGATTGGAGTCGCGGAACCCAAGACCGCGTCCGATGCCCGACTCGAAATACGATGCGCTGCGGGACATGCAGAAAGTGATCATGCACTGGTATTGATTCCAGATGTTGACCATTCTGTTAAGCTTGTCGTCCTTACTTTCAATGACGAAGCGCGAAACAAGATTGTCCCAATATGTCTTGAGCTCGTCAAAAAGTTTCTGAACTTTTGCGGGTGTGGACACCGCATCGATCATCGCAAGTGCCATCTTCTTGTTGATCACGCCTTTCGATTCAAACTTTTCCTCCTGAGGATTCTCCACGTAACCCAGAAGAAACACAAACTCTTTCTCTTCTCCAGGATTCAAACTCACTTCGAGGCAATGCGACGCGATAGGCGACCAGCCGTGCGCTTCTGAATTACGAGACCTCCCTTCCATTACCGCGTCCGGATTCCCAAAACCGTTGTACAGCCCCATGAAAGTTTCGCGGTCGGTGTCAAATCCGGCTACCGGAGAATTCACAGAATAAAAAGCGTAGTGGTTCCTCCGTTCTTTATACTCCGTTTTGTGGTAAATAACTGAGCCCACCACCTCAACTTCTCCGGTCGAGAAATTACGCTGGAAATTTGTCATATCGTCCAGCGCGTTCCATAGACACCATTCGACAAAGGAAAATACTTTGAACTTCTTTGCAGACTTCCCGTGGTTCGTGAGTCTCATCTTTTGCACTTCGCCCCAGAAATTCACAGGGACAAAATATAGAACTTCGGCTTCGAGATCGTTTCTCTTTCCTTTAACGATCGTGTATCCCAACCCATGACGGCACTCATAAGAATCGAGTTCGGTCTTCACCGGCTTCCAGCCTGGCGACCAGATGGTGTCACCATCCTTGACATAAAAATATTTCCCGCCCTCGTCTATGGGAACGTTATTGTATCTAAAGCGTGTAATCCGTCTGAGCCTGGCGTCTTTAAAAAAGCTGTAGCCGCCTGCAGTATTTGAAATGATGGAGAAAAACTCCTGACTACCCAAGTAATTTATCCACGGATAGGGTGTGCGGGGATTGGTGATCACATATTCCCTCGCCTTGTCGTCAAAGAAACCGTATTTCATGTTCTCTCTTTGCCTTTAGTTGCGGAAAAACTGTTCTTGTCCTGGACGTCCAAAAGAGTCTTTCGGGGTATACCTGGATCGCCCAACACAGCGCCAACCGCTTAAGCTATTATTATTTTCCCTTTTTTTCCAGTCTTATGTTCTGTTAGCGCTATCAACAATTAACAAAAAAAAGGCCCGACGTAGATTAATGTCGAGCCCTTGTTGCCATCAACAGGAGGTGGAGAGAAAAACTTTAATAGGTAACCGTAACGGTCCAAGTACCAGAGTAGCTGCCCGGAGTCTGACCTCCTGGAAGTGTGGATAATGATCCACCGAGCCAGAAATAGTAGTTGCCTGCAGAGCCAGACGTTCCGCTCAAAGTGACCGTTCCGCCAGAAGTGACCGCCGTCGAGCTTAATTGGTTCGATGATGAATTGGAACCATAAACACTCGGCGTAAATGTAATATTGGTTGCTCCGGCCTTTATTAGAGGATCATTGGCGTCGTATGTCACATGTATTAGCTGCCCGCCGTTTCCAGTCAACGTAATCATTGCTATGTTTCCCGGGCTTGAACCCACCGTGGCGCTTTGGGCATTCAATGAACCCGGGGTTGTCCCAGCGACGATAGTTCCAAAGTTCTCTTGTCCTGTCACTGCCGTGCTCAATCCTTGTATCACGCTGGCACTCAGGGGGACACTCGCACTTGCATTATTTTGAGCAAATGAGATCTCAAAGGTGCCAATGACAATCGCCGCGACAATCACTAACTTTTTCATAAGCAGCCTCCCGAAGATTTCTCTGGTATTGAAAATTTTTGATTCAAATATTTCTGTGTTCGAATTTCTTTTTCTGTGGTATGTCTTCAAATTCTTTTTCATAACTACCTTGTGAACAACAAGACTCGTGCCGGAAACATAGTCAAATTTTGAAAGGAAAACGGATCCTTTTTGAGAAGCGAGACACTCGGTTACGATTTCGTAACCGAGTAATTCTCAATGCGTGTATCCGGTTGGGACACAGCGATTAGAGAACGCACAGCCGTCATCAAAATGTGTCGTCGCTTCTAACCCTATCCGGCATAATGCGTCGAAAATCATAACCGAGTTGTGGAAACGTGAAAAGACAAAATGCGCTGGTTGGAACTAATCTCAATCAGTTCTTTTTGGCTACTGATCGTGGAGGACAATCTTATGGGGCGGCACCCTGTCAAAGGATTTGCCTGGCATTGATGCTCTTTTTTATTTTCACAGCAGTATGTGAAGCGGCCGGGAATAAGTCTATCACTGGTTTTCTAAGCGCAAGAACTCCTTGCGGCGGAAAATAGCCTAAATTTCACATTTGCTTCACGCCTTCTTAACATTTGCTTCATTAATTACGTATGCTAATCATAGAGATAATTGATGAAAGAAGTGTTCGGAATAATTACAGGCATTGGACTAACGTACTACATCAGCCTGGTTGTCGCGACGGTTTTCAAGCTCTTTGTTTCTCGCCGCCGGCATGAACGTTCGCATATCGGCAATTTTCTCCCTCCGATATCCGTTCTTAAACCCGTGACCGGCGTCGACGGGAATCTCCGCAATAATCTTCTTTCATTTATAAACCAGGATTATCCTGAATTCGAGATCATCGTCGGTGTTCAATCATCAAACGACCCCGCAATCAAGCTCGTCGGGCAGCTTAAACAGGAATTCCCCTCGAAAAATATTCACATCATAATTAGCAACCAAACGCTCGGCTACAATCCGAAGATCAACAATCTTTACGGCATGATTTCCCGCGCCAAATATGATTATGCCATAATCAGCGACAGCAACGTCATTGTTGGGAGAGATTACTTACGCTCCAACATAAGTTACTTCGAAGACAGAGAAGTAGGACTCGTGACGAATCTGATAAAGGGGATTGGCGGCGAAAGCGTCGGGGCCCTTTTTGAAAATCTGCATCTTAACTCTTTCGTAATTGGAAACGTGAGCCTTCTCGATCTCTTCCAAAGAAAAATCGTCGTTGGCAAGTCTATCTTCTTCAGGAGATCGCAGTTCGAACGGTTAGGCGGACTATGGGAACTGAGAAATTATCTCGCGGAAGATTACCTAATGGGAAAACTCTACAAGGAGAATGGATACAAGGTCGTAGTGGCACCGAATTTAGTATGCACTACTAATCATTCCTGGACAATCAAGCGATTCATCAACAGGCACACGCGATGGGCACAGCTAAGATGGAACTTAAACAAGACTGCTTACATCTCCGAGCTTTTATTTAACTTTCCACTCTTATCTTTGATTTTCGCAATCGCATGCGGATTCTCTTATGAATCTTCCATGATCGCCGCGCTTTGCTGGGCGGCTAAAGTTATGGGCGACTCGTTGATGAATTCCCTCCTGAAAACCGGGCTTGGAGTGAGACATTGCTTAGCCGCGCCGTTCAAGGATTTGCTGATAGGGTTTCTCTGGATCGTCCCAATAGTGAACAGGAGAACAAGCTGGCGTGGCACACCAGTGAGGATCGCACGCAACACGCTGCTTCTTCCGACGAACTAAATAATAAATTGTGGATTTTCAATCCCCCGCCTTACCGTCAGGACAGGCTTGAACATAAGCCAAGCATCGCCTGGCTTGCCAATCAAGAGCTCGTCTAACCCCCAACAAGTTCATCAATTGCAATGCTTCCATTCTTCGGAAGTTTAGTGAATCCGTTCTCAGCAATTTCGAGCAATAACCCCTTACGCCTGCTTTTCTCAAGCCAGCGCGGGAAATCCGAGGTGGGTACCATGTTTACGGCACAATCATTTTCAAAAAGATAGTCCCTGTTTTTTTCTTCATGCGCTCCGATTGGCGGAAGGAACACAAGCGGTATCCCCAACGCCGCATAAAATACCATCTCGCTGGGCTTGGTAATCATCACATCGGTCGACTTTAATGCCGCATTGAATTCGTCAAAAGCGGCAAATACATCTTCATGGTACATTATCTCCGCATACTCCAGTTCTTCTATCCCGTAATTGATAAATATGTTTTCCGCGTTTCTCAGCGCGCGGCTGTTGTCACCGCATGATACTATTAAGCGCAGGGTCCCTTCTTTCAGGTCTTCGTGAATCGCCTTCACCAAATCTGCAAGCACGTTAGAATATGCACCTGCTCCGCTGAACGGGAACATTATTGTCATGGGCAAAGTCGAATCATTCTTCAGCCTGGCCTGTCGGACATCGAAATCTCGCTCGACGACTCTGAGATCGCGCCCTCCGGTGTTTGTCGTCGGCAGCGGAAATCCGGTGACGAAAATTTTTTCTCGTTCCACCCCATAAGAAACCAGTCTATCCGCAGAAGACGGGATCGGAACAAAGTATTTCAAATCATACTTCTTTGGTTCGACCGGCACCCACACCCTATGGAAATCGGTATCGCACAGCAGGAGAAAATTTTCTCCCGGATAGCCATGGTACACCGAGAGCATAGCGGGCATGTAGAAAGTGTGAAGCAGCCTCATTTTGTTTCTGTTGAGCACTCTAAATAACTCATCCCCCGCACCGAACCTTTGCATCATTCGAATGAAGCGCGACGGGCCTAAGGACGGAGGGGTGCCATTCTCCGGTATTACCATTAAGCTTTCAAACCAATCGTAGAAAACGCTGCTCTTGCTTTCTTTGTCGCGGGACCCGTAGGTGTGAACCGCCTGGCTTGACCTCCAGACAAATTCATCGACACCGTTGAGGTAAGGCTTTTGATCTACTCTCAGAATTGGCGAACGGCTGTACGATGCGATATTATGTGCTGCCCTGAGATGACCGAATCCCATGTAGGCAGTAGTGACCAAATATTTATGATTCGAGAATTGCTCCGGCGTATTCATAAGCTCGATTTGTTCTAACGGAAGGCAAGAGGATAACTACAGTCGTAAATATACACACAGCGACAGAAAGTTGCAAAGACATAAAGCAAATGGTAATGACTCAGTTTCGTTTCCATTGTAGGGTCATTCCGGCGAAAGCCGGAATCCAGCCTTCTGGATGCCAGCTTTCGCTGGCATGACATCTCCTCTTTTGTTTGAACATCCAAAATGAGTCACCACCAAGCAAATAGCCCCATCTGCGCCTATGTACCTTTGCCACCCAGATTATCAATCTCCAGCATTTACTGAATATCTCTTAATCTTTTGAGTCGTCGTCTTCGGAAATTCCTGGTCGCGGAGGTGAAACTTTTTTATCTGTTTGTAAGTCTGCAGCTCGCGATTCACTTTTCTTACTTCACCGTCGACCACGTCATGGATCAATTCAGGAGTAATCTGAACTCCCTTCGTCTCCGAGAGCTCGATAAACGCTTCTGCATCGACGACAATTTGCGCGCCTATGATTTCACCTTCTTTTTCATCGCGTTCGCCGAAGACCATGCTTTCCATGATAAACGGACTTCTATTCAGGACATCCTCGATCTCTTCCGGGAAAACGTTTTTCCCGCTTTTGGATATTATGACATTCTTTTTTCTGCCGTTGATATGAAGAAACCCATCCTCATCGACAAAACCGAGGTCACCCGTCTTGAACCATTCATCTTCAAAGGTCTCTGCCGTTGCCTTTTCGTTCTTATAATATCCGCTCATGACATTTGGACCCTTCGCACATACTTCTCCGTTCCCGTCCTGATCGGGATTGGCAATTCTTATCCGAACATGCGGCAGAGGCAAGCCCGCTGCATCGTCTTTGAAGTTAGTAAGCTTGTTCAGTGTCAGTATGGGTGAGGTCTCGGTAAGACCGTAACCTTGCACGAAACCGAATCCGAACTCGCGAAGTCCTTTCGCTACCACCGGATCTGGTGCCGCACCACCGGCTATGAAACATCGGATAGAGCCTCCAAATCGGTTATGAATCTCTCTGAAGATAATTTTCTTCGAACCTTTCCAGCCGATTCTTTCGAGAATATCAGTCGCTTTTATCATAGGCCGAATGAGCGGCGCAACCAGTTTTTTCTCCTTTATGCCGCGATAGACTGCCTTGAACATTTTGTCGTAAAGAAGAGGGATTGCAAGGAGAATTGTTGCTTGAGATCTCTGCAAATCCTCAACGACTGTCTTCAGGGACCTGGCGAAAAAGACCGATGAACCGCCATACAGCGGACACAACATGCCGCAGGTGCATTCATAAGTATGATGCATCGGGAGGATTGAGAGGAACCTGTCCGTAGGAAAAATTCCAAACTGTGCCACCATGTCCATGAGGTTTGAGGCGAGATTTTTCTGGCTGAGCATTACACCTTTCGCCCTCCCGAGCGTGCCGGAAGTGAAAATGATTACAGCCATCTCGTCGGGATTTATCTGCGGGAGCTTCGACAACTCGACAGCGTAACTCCTGTTTATGAGTTCCGTCATCGAATGGAAGCCGCCCTCATGCTTCTTCAAATCCATGCTGATATAGTGCTTGAGATGCTTGAACGACGATTTCTTTTCTCTGAGCATCGGCTCGAATGTTTCAGAGAAAACTATCGCGCTTGCTTCCGACTCATGGAGGATATTCAGGATTTCATTTACACCCAGATTCTTATCAACGGGCACGACGACAAGGTTAAACGCCATGGCCGTCAAATAACTGATCGCCCATTGTACACGGTTCTCTCCGATCACCGCGATGTGGTCCCTTTCCTTGATGCCGAGATTCCTGAGCGCAGCACCGAAGCGCAAGACATTATCAAGAAGTACGTTGTAGCTCACTTTAGAAATCGGAGTTTCATTGAAATCCTCCAAAGCTAATTTGCTCCCGTACCGACGCGCAGAACCGATGACCATATCCTGGATCGACTCGATATGCGGGACATCAAACAACGGAGTATCTTTTCTCATCTGCGGAAATCCTTTCTTAAAAGGAGGCACATGGTGCCTTTGTCCCTTGTTTAGAAATACACCTTAATGGTCGCCACCGAATTTTTCTTTGTCATAAGATTGACGTGATTCCCTTTGAACGGAACGGGATTCCCGTCGTCTTCGAGGAAACTTGACTCGACAACTTTTTTCGGAGTCATCGGTAAAACCAAATCGGCATTTGAATCCTTCCCGACCGCTTCGTACCACTGAATTACCCATGCATTGGACCTCTCGGCAACTTTTGCGATCGTGAGGACAAGATTCGACGGTGTCAATTGGATAAATGAATGACTCAACGGCAGGTCGCCTTTATGAATCGTGCCAACAAATGCAATAAGGGGATAGTTATACTGATAAGCTTGGTGGACCGTCCCGCCGTCTTTCCATGTACCATCATGCGAGTAAATTGCGTATTTAATTTCGTGCTCGCCGCGATCGGCCGTCGGATCGGGCCAAACCGGTGAACGAAGCAGCGACAATCTCATCGTGCTTCCCCTCGTGTCGTAGCCGTATTTGGCCTGGTTCAAAAGGCTGACACCAAATCCGTTGTTCGACATATCTGCCCAGCGCTCCGCTGGAACTTCAAACTTGGCTCTCTCCCAGCTGTTCGTTGGGATCGTGTGGCGTACAATTGAGCCGTAAGGAATTTCGTATGTTGCCAGAGAATCCTGCACGTCGAGCGGGAATGCCACTTTGAGCATAACGTGAGTCTCCCACCAATCCGCATCGAGTCCGAAATCTACGCGGTCAACGCCGTTGTACAAAATTATGTCCTGGTTGAAGAACGAAGACGGGAAATTGTCGGTCGGGAAAACGCCGACCTGTCCCGGCCTGAGAAAATCTCTACAGACTCTCAACACGACTCTTACCGGTCCCTTCTCGACGACTTCAACTTTTCTCAACTTGGACGGATACTCGACGCCGGTAAAGCCGATGTTCCAGGCATCCCACTCTTTCGGGTTGTCTTCCAGGAATTGAAGACGATTTCCTTCGCCGGTTAAGACTTCTCTTTTATTCCTTTTGTCATAAATATTTTTGACCCAGCCGGAATCAGGATCTATCACGACTCTGTAAAATTGATTCTCCAAAAAAGTTGTATCGATCTCCAATTGTTGAGACGCAAGGTTTTGCGTCTTCGCGTCGGGTTTTACGTCGCGAAGTTCGTAGACCTTGTAACCGAGAGAAGGAACGCTGTCGGCTACGAAAATTATCTCACGAGAATATTCACTCTTTTGAACGATCTGAGACGGAACTTCTCTTCCGCCGGAATCAAAAATCGAATAATAACTCGACTCGCCTTTCCCGCTGGCAGCATATTCAGGGGGAAGTTCCAATTTCACCACGTCGGTCCTCGACCATGACAGCGGGTTGAATACGACAATCGGCTTGCTCTCAACCATTGTCCTCCTCACGATCAGAGTATCCCCAAAATGGAGTTCGCCGACCACGGTCTTCCCCTTGATGGCCGAGGTGTTGATGTGTTCCTCGATTCGTTCAAGAGAGCCGTCGAGTTGATACTTGCCGATTTCATTCACCTTCTTGTATCTCTTTGCGGCGTCGATGTAGTTCTCACGAATGCCAGAACCGGGAAGGATATCGTGAAACTGGTTGAACATTACGTCCCGCCAGGCGGTTTCCAAATCCCGGTTGTTATAATCTCGGTCGTAGATTGTGGCAACTGTGGAAAATTTCTCCGCAGTGGTCATCAACACTTCAGATTTTCTGTTCGACTTTTTCGTCTCGGACTGCGTAGTGAATGTGCCCTGATGATATTCCAAATAGAGTTCGCTGTCCCAAACCGGGAGCTTCGATATGTCCTGACTCTTCAGCCACTTCAGGTAATTCGTCACTGTCCCGAATTCAACCTTCGGATAAATGTCAAGCGTCTTCAAGCGGTCTATTCTCTCCATCATTTCCAGAGAAGGACCGCCGCCGTGATCTCCAACTCCGAAAAGGACCATCATGTCAGCGAAACCTGTATTAGCTTCGAATTGCCGCAGCCAGTCGACGAGTCGATACGGATTTGAAATTTCATTTACATAGTCAAATGGAAAATAACTTAATATCCTGGATCCATCAGGAGACTCCCACCAGAAGACACGGTAAGGAAAAACGTCCGTTTCGTTCCAGCCGATCTTTTGCGTGATGAAGGCATCGATCCCGGCGTTCCGGTAAAATTCAGGCATGTTCCAATCATAGCCGAACGAATCGGGGTTCCACCCTATCTTTGCTTCGACGCCCAAGTTTTTCTTGAAATAATTTTGCGAGTAGAGAAGCTGATGCATCCACGATTCTCCGCTCGGCAGGTTGCAGTCAGGCTCGATCCACATTCCGCCGACCACTTCCCATCTGCCGTCTTTCACGCGCTGCTTTATCCCGTTGAACACATCGGGATAATTCTCTTCCATCCAATTATAATATGCAGCGGCACTCTGGGCGTAAGTCAAGTCGGGCCTGGCATCCATCATGTGCAAGACCGAGGCAAAGGTATTTCGACAGACTTGAACAGTTTCAATGTATCTCCACAACCAGGCAGCATCGATATGAGCGTTTGAAACAAAATACAAGGTGTACTGTTTCACGAATTCGCTGATCGGTTTTAGTTTCGGACGAACCGAATTGACGGAGACAACGAACTTCGTATCATCTCCCGTCTTCAACGCATCGACATTGATTTCGCCCGCAAGCTTCTGAAGGAGATCGTTCAACCTTATTTTTTCATCGCGATCCATCTTTGACTTATCGATATGAGGATCAACCCTGACCCTCGCATTCGTCTGGTAAGTATCAAAGCTGAGAATCTTCTGTCCGACTCTAAAACTCAATGCAACATCGCGCATCATGTCGGGAATTTCGTTGATTACTCCGCTGCGCAATTCTGCTTGCAAGAGATGAATCATCGCACCGCCGTTCACAGCTTTGATCGCGATGACGAACCGCATTCCCGGCCTTGCATTGTCGGTCAACACAAATTCTTTGGTAAACGGGAAATAACCTTTGCTTTCGCCGTTGATCCACATGTATCCGTAGTTATCGAGCGTCACGAGTAGACCGATCTTGCCTTCGACCGGTCT
This window contains:
- a CDS encoding carboxylesterase family protein, with translation MRLHANNWAIWAMLAMQGLQAQQPRYVTVKISDGILEGIVSPDGKVKTFKGIPYAAPPVGRQRWKPPQAVVPWMGIRKAVDFGPRPMQGRIYNDMVFNDSGPGEDCLYLNIWIPEANRPKGKLPVMVWIYGGGFVAGCTSEPRQDGSNLCKKGVIVVSFNYRLGVFGFLALPELSKESRYNSSGNYGLLDQVAALKWVKNNIEAFGGDADDVTIFGESAGSFSVSALMASPLSKGLFRGAIGESGAFFGKTLHLVSRDSAEKAGVEFVKSAFRTTSLEKLRAIPAQEILNAALKLPHEYFSQDVDGYFLPEFCDSICAAGKQSHIALLAGWNKDEGNFRTFFNGGQPTRDNYIRLADSMFGNNANKFMQLYPAENDSEARRSASDYDGDRFIAYSTWKWLELQHKTGGSPVYRYEFDQPLPPPLNTTPHASDIMFVFQVLSSRNLPWTRDDYNVSELMASYWTNFAKTGDPNGPGLPVWPMYDSNNGYQVMHLEENSAAAPDNHRMRYEFLDSLRAMP
- a CDS encoding DUF4402 domain-containing protein, producing the protein MKKLVIVAAIVIGTFEISFAQNNASASVPLSASVIQGLSTAVTGQENFGTIVAGTTPGSLNAQSATVGSSPGNIAMITLTGNGGQLIHVTYDANDPLIKAGATNITFTPSVYGSNSSSNQLSSTAVTSGGTVTLSGTSGSAGNYYFWLGGSLSTLPGGQTPGSYSGTWTVTVTY
- a CDS encoding glycosyltransferase: MKEVFGIITGIGLTYYISLVVATVFKLFVSRRRHERSHIGNFLPPISVLKPVTGVDGNLRNNLLSFINQDYPEFEIIVGVQSSNDPAIKLVGQLKQEFPSKNIHIIISNQTLGYNPKINNLYGMISRAKYDYAIISDSNVIVGRDYLRSNISYFEDREVGLVTNLIKGIGGESVGALFENLHLNSFVIGNVSLLDLFQRKIVVGKSIFFRRSQFERLGGLWELRNYLAEDYLMGKLYKENGYKVVVAPNLVCTTNHSWTIKRFINRHTRWAQLRWNLNKTAYISELLFNFPLLSLIFAIACGFSYESSMIAALCWAAKVMGDSLMNSLLKTGLGVRHCLAAPFKDLLIGFLWIVPIVNRRTSWRGTPVRIARNTLLLPTN
- a CDS encoding AMP-binding protein, producing the protein MRKDTPLFDVPHIESIQDMVIGSARRYGSKLALEDFNETPISKVSYNVLLDNVLRFGAALRNLGIKERDHIAVIGENRVQWAISYLTAMAFNLVVVPVDKNLGVNEILNILHESEASAIVFSETFEPMLREKKSSFKHLKHYISMDLKKHEGGFHSMTELINRSYAVELSKLPQINPDEMAVIIFTSGTLGRAKGVMLSQKNLASNLMDMVAQFGIFPTDRFLSILPMHHTYECTCGMLCPLYGGSSVFFARSLKTVVEDLQRSQATILLAIPLLYDKMFKAVYRGIKEKKLVAPLIRPMIKATDILERIGWKGSKKIIFREIHNRFGGSIRCFIAGGAAPDPVVAKGLREFGFGFVQGYGLTETSPILTLNKLTNFKDDAAGLPLPHVRIRIANPDQDGNGEVCAKGPNVMSGYYKNEKATAETFEDEWFKTGDLGFVDEDGFLHINGRKKNVIISKSGKNVFPEEIEDVLNRSPFIMESMVFGERDEKEGEIIGAQIVVDAEAFIELSETKGVQITPELIHDVVDGEVRKVNRELQTYKQIKKFHLRDQEFPKTTTQKIKRYSVNAGD
- a CDS encoding glycoside hydrolase family 38 C-terminal domain-containing protein — encoded protein: MKFLCRFAFFLSLFATLSYGRAQTNPSANSRQSNVDRLSSSLDSLAATASVDNWKVSPDLGNPVKGDPTSLDFDDSLWDNKRLGDEIDDDSCWIRKAFVLPDSIFGRPVEGKIGLLVTLDNYGYMWINGESKGYFPFTKEFVLTDNARPGMRFVIAIKAVNGGAMIHLLQAELRSGVINEIPDMMRDVALSFRVGQKILSFDTYQTNARVRVDPHIDKSKMDRDEKIRLNDLLQKLAGEINVDALKTGDDTKFVVSVNSVRPKLKPISEFVKQYTLYFVSNAHIDAAWLWRYIETVQVCRNTFASVLHMMDARPDLTYAQSAAAYYNWMEENYPDVFNGIKQRVKDGRWEVVGGMWIEPDCNLPSGESWMHQLLYSQNYFKKNLGVEAKIGWNPDSFGYDWNMPEFYRNAGIDAFITQKIGWNETDVFPYRVFWWESPDGSRILSYFPFDYVNEISNPYRLVDWLRQFEANTGFADMMVLFGVGDHGGGPSLEMMERIDRLKTLDIYPKVEFGTVTNYLKWLKSQDISKLPVWDSELYLEYHQGTFTTQSETKKSNRKSEVLMTTAEKFSTVATIYDRDYNNRDLETAWRDVMFNQFHDILPGSGIRENYIDAAKRYKKVNEIGKYQLDGSLERIEEHINTSAIKGKTVVGELHFGDTLIVRRTMVESKPIVVFNPLSWSRTDVVKLELPPEYAASGKGESSYYSIFDSGGREVPSQIVQKSEYSREIIFVADSVPSLGYKVYELRDVKPDAKTQNLASQQLEIDTTFLENQFYRVVIDPDSGWVKNIYDKRNKREVLTGEGNRLQFLEDNPKEWDAWNIGFTGVEYPSKLRKVEVVEKGPVRVVLRVCRDFLRPGQVGVFPTDNFPSSFFNQDIILYNGVDRVDFGLDADWWETHVMLKVAFPLDVQDSLATYEIPYGSIVRHTIPTNSWERAKFEVPAERWADMSNNGFGVSLLNQAKYGYDTRGSTMRLSLLRSPVWPDPTADRGEHEIKYAIYSHDGTWKDGGTVHQAYQYNYPLIAFVGTIHKGDLPLSHSFIQLTPSNLVLTIAKVAERSNAWVIQWYEAVGKDSNADLVLPMTPKKVVESSFLEDDGNPVPFKGNHVNLMTKKNSVATIKVYF